GTGTCTAAGAACTTATATACACATGGTTAAACTTGCACTTAAGATTCATGTAGAACATTTGGATCATAACACACCACCATGCTTTGCAGTCTGACCACAAATCCACAACTCATTCAATCCCATACTTAAAGAGTTATGTTTGATACCAAATGCTGCAAACTTatgggtagaactcacccttAAAAGTTGACTTATACAAGAAAGATGTTCAAGAGCTTATATAGACATGATTAAATTTGCACTTAAGTCATGTGAGACATCTAAATCATAACATAATGCAATTAAGTACATATTAGTGAAATTTACAAGAGTCATGTTAGCCTGACATGTGTGGtctgtcaaagaaaacaaacagataACAGGAGAGACTTATAAAAGTTGACTTCAAAGTTTATTAAGCATTTAAGTCTAGGGATATATATTTGCCTTACCCTCAACTTAAAAATCAAAGCTAACTATACCATTTGATTTCCTGATGCCTAAGTGTATCTGGTCAATATCAATTTACTGCACTCTACATTATGAAGTTGACAACATGTGCTTCAAAATGAATGTTTCCTAATGCAAAATCCCTCTGCATGGGCCATGGAAGGAAGAGGCCTTGagatttggaattttgggcttagATATTTTAGCATCATAACTAGTTCCCAATAATACAAAcccagattaaaaaaaaaaaacttgtgccTCATGACCATAATTTCTTCTAATGATTTCTAAATGAAgctaaaaaaatctaaatttattaTCTAAAAAGAGTTTTAAAGATCAAGAGTTTCACATccctttttaattaaaaataaataaataaagaaacaaacaaaacaaaacgcaAAGGACGAACTCATCAAATAGTGCTACAAGttatatacaaacacaaagCCAAGTCTAGGGTGTTCTAATCAGTTCCGATCAAGAGAGTGCAAGcaaatactttcacaacaagaGTACAAAGTCACCCGTAATTGCACATAGCATTTAACTTCTGTTGAAGCTCAGATAGATTGAAGCGAGTCGGATCGCAAACCTGTGAAACACATATATAATGaaatatatttgcaatttgatgaaagtataaaaattttaaaccctAAACAcagaaatgaaaaaataattggaaaactatatatatacctcGGACTGAATTGTAAGAAATAACCTTTGGTTTGTTTTGTTGGAGGCACACCTAATCACACTAAGTCCTTCTTCAAGCAATAATTCCAGCACCTTTGATAGAAGAAAACCTTCCTCTCTCAACCAGCTACTCATCAAAATCTCAACTCCAGCCTCGGATACACGAACTGTAGCATAGTTCAGTGAACAATTATTCGAAATTTCGATCCCAGGAATAAAAGCAGTCGAATTGGATAGATTCTTCAGCTGATCTCGCTCGACTTGGAGTCCTTGGATCTTCTCTGTCATGTGTTTAATATAATTGGCAGCTTCGTTTATGAGATCCGAGGCTGAACGCTTTCCCTGAAACTCATcaacaaaaccttaaaaaagcATAGTAGTTATACAAACCTTATGAGCTTCAAGGACATATATTAAGGAAGAGAAAGTTATAGAGGCTATTGACCTTGATGAATTCAAGAGGAAGCAGCAATCGAAGTGATGAGTACAGAGAGGCCATTTGTTCCCTTCTTTGTCTTTCGATGTCCCTACGCATGATCTTCCTCTCATTATTATTacttaaattttcttcattattgTCCGGAGTTGCTAATATTTTATGTGACCNNNNNNNNNNNNNNNNNNNNNNNNNNNNNNNNNNNNNNNNNNNNNNNNNNNNNNNNNNNNNNNNNNNNNNNNNNNNNNNNNNNNNNNNNNNNNNNNNNNNNNNNNNNNNNNNNNNNNNNNNNNNNNNNNNNNNNNNNNNNNNNNNNNNNNNNNNNNNNNNNNNNNNNNNNNNNNNNNNNNNNNNNNNNNNNNNNNNNNNNNNNNNNNNNNNNNNNNNNNNNNNNNNNNNNNNNNNNNNNNNNNNNNNNNNNNNNNNNNNNNNNNNNNNNNNNNNNNNNNNNNNNNNNNNNNNNNNNNNNNNNNNNNNNNNNNNNNNNNNNNNNNNNNNNNNNNNNNNNNNNNNNNNNNNNNNNNNNNNNNNNNNNNNNNNNNNNNNNNNNNNNNNNNNNNNNNNNNNNNNNNNNNNNNNNNNNNNNNNNNNNNNNNNNNNNNNNNNNNNNNNNNNNNNNNNNNNNNNNNNNNNNNNNNNNNNNNNNNNNNNNNNNNNNNNNNNNNNNNNNNNNNNNNNNNNNNNNNNNNNNNNNNNNNNNNNNNNNNNNNNNNNNNNNNNNNNNNNNNNNNNNNNNNNNNNNNNNNNNNNNNNNNNNNNNNNNNNNNNNNNNNNNNNNNNNNNNNNNNNNNNNNNNNNNNNNNNNNNNNNNNNNNNNNNNNNNNNNNNNNNNNNNNNNNNNNNNNNNNNNNNNNNNNNNNNNNNNNNNNNNNNNNNNNNNNNNNNNNNNNNNNNNNNNNNNNNNNNNNNNNNNNNNNNNNNNNNNNNNNNNNNNNNNNNNNNNNNNNNNNNNNNNNNNNNNNNNNNNNNNNNNNNNNNNNNNNNNNNNNNNNNNNNNNNNNNNNNNNNNNNNNNNNNNNNNNNNNNNNNNNNNNNNNNNNNNNNNNNNNNNNNNNNNNNNNNNNNNNNNNNNNNNNNNNNNNNNNNNNNNNNNNNNNNNNNNNNNNNNNNNNNNNNNNNNNNNNNNNNNNNNNNNNNNNNNNNNNNNNNNNNNNNNNNNNNNNNNNNNNNctgcattttggtttatgtactgtcactcttgtgcccttgtaggattgttcctagatgcatataccttgtgagttatgcattggttgagtgttgaacatacaagtgtcttgccttgtgcttgttaacttgtatgtccttgtgttcattccaagtgtgaatgagcactgtgatcac
The sequence above is drawn from the Quercus lobata isolate SW786 chromosome 12, ValleyOak3.0 Primary Assembly, whole genome shotgun sequence genome and encodes:
- the LOC115970634 gene encoding transcription factor bHLH36-like, which encodes KILATPDNNEENLSNNNERKIMRRDIERQRREQMASLYSSLRLLLPLEFIKGKRSASDLINEAANYIKHMTEKIQGLQVERDQLKNLSNSTAFIPGIEISNNCSLNYATVRVSEAGVEILMSSWLREEGFLLSKVLELLLEEGLSVIRCASNKTNQRLFLTIQSEVCDPTRFNLSELQQKLNAMCNYG